One Brassica napus cultivar Da-Ae chromosome A1, Da-Ae, whole genome shotgun sequence genomic region harbors:
- the LOC111212937 gene encoding homeobox-leucine zipper protein HAT5 isoform X1 yields the protein MESNSFFFDPSLSHGNMFFLNPAAVQEAKSMMTTEESSKRRPFFCSHEDLYDDDYYDDHTPEKKRRLTSQQVHLLEKSFETENKLEPERKTQLANKLGLQPRQVAVWFQNRRARWKTKQLERDFNLLKSSYDQLLSNYDSILKDNHLLRSEVTSLVEKLQAKEDTTNKPPGQVPEANPQQQLHPVNMNQIEPPIKTEDRLSSGSTVLDEDDAPQLLDSCNSYFPIIAPIHHSEGHNNRNGSVNDRSCFVDVFVPTTSPPHGHGESLGFWGWT from the exons ATGGAATCCAATTCCTTTTTCTTCGATCCTTCTCTCTCCCATGGCAACATGTTCTTCCTCAATCCCGCCGCCGTCCAag AAGCAAAATCGATGATGACAACGGAGGAATCATCAAAGCGAAGGCCCTTCTTTTGCTCCCACGAGGATCTCTACGACGATGACTATTACGACGATCACACACCCGAAAAAAAGCGTCGCCTCACTTCCCAACAG GTGCATCTGCTGGAGAAAAGCTTCGAGACGGAGAACAAGCTGGAGCCAGAGCGCAAGACTCAGCTTGCCAACAAGCTTGGTCTTCAGCCTAGGCAAGTTGCTGTCTGGTTTCAAAACCGCCGTGCTCGTTGGAAAACCAAGCAGCTCGAAAGAGACTTCAATCTCCTCAAGTCTTCTTACGACCAACTCCTCTCTAACTACGACTCCATCCTCAAGGACAACCATCTCCTCAGATCCGAG GTGACTTCCCTGGTAGAGAAGCTCCAAGCCAAAGAAGACACAACTAACAAGCCACCGGGTCAAGTGCCCGAAGCAAACCCCCAGCAGCAGCTTCATCCGGTAAACATGAACCAGATCGAACCGCCAATCAAAACAGAAGACCGGTTGAGTTCAGGGAGCACGGTACTAGACGAAGACGACGCACCTCAACTACTAGACAGCTGCAACTCTTACTTCCCTATCATCGCACCCATCCACCACTCGGAGGGACATAACAACCGCAACGGCAGTGTTAATGACCGGAGCTGTTTCGTTGACGTATTTGTGCCCACCACTTCGCCGCCGCACGGTCACGGTGAATCATTAGGATTCTGGGGCTGGACTTAA
- the LOC111212937 gene encoding homeobox-leucine zipper protein HAT5 isoform X2, with amino-acid sequence MESNSFFFDPSLSHGNMFFLNPAAVQAKSMMTTEESSKRRPFFCSHEDLYDDDYYDDHTPEKKRRLTSQQVHLLEKSFETENKLEPERKTQLANKLGLQPRQVAVWFQNRRARWKTKQLERDFNLLKSSYDQLLSNYDSILKDNHLLRSEVTSLVEKLQAKEDTTNKPPGQVPEANPQQQLHPVNMNQIEPPIKTEDRLSSGSTVLDEDDAPQLLDSCNSYFPIIAPIHHSEGHNNRNGSVNDRSCFVDVFVPTTSPPHGHGESLGFWGWT; translated from the exons ATGGAATCCAATTCCTTTTTCTTCGATCCTTCTCTCTCCCATGGCAACATGTTCTTCCTCAATCCCGCCGCCGTCCAag CAAAATCGATGATGACAACGGAGGAATCATCAAAGCGAAGGCCCTTCTTTTGCTCCCACGAGGATCTCTACGACGATGACTATTACGACGATCACACACCCGAAAAAAAGCGTCGCCTCACTTCCCAACAG GTGCATCTGCTGGAGAAAAGCTTCGAGACGGAGAACAAGCTGGAGCCAGAGCGCAAGACTCAGCTTGCCAACAAGCTTGGTCTTCAGCCTAGGCAAGTTGCTGTCTGGTTTCAAAACCGCCGTGCTCGTTGGAAAACCAAGCAGCTCGAAAGAGACTTCAATCTCCTCAAGTCTTCTTACGACCAACTCCTCTCTAACTACGACTCCATCCTCAAGGACAACCATCTCCTCAGATCCGAG GTGACTTCCCTGGTAGAGAAGCTCCAAGCCAAAGAAGACACAACTAACAAGCCACCGGGTCAAGTGCCCGAAGCAAACCCCCAGCAGCAGCTTCATCCGGTAAACATGAACCAGATCGAACCGCCAATCAAAACAGAAGACCGGTTGAGTTCAGGGAGCACGGTACTAGACGAAGACGACGCACCTCAACTACTAGACAGCTGCAACTCTTACTTCCCTATCATCGCACCCATCCACCACTCGGAGGGACATAACAACCGCAACGGCAGTGTTAATGACCGGAGCTGTTTCGTTGACGTATTTGTGCCCACCACTTCGCCGCCGCACGGTCACGGTGAATCATTAGGATTCTGGGGCTGGACTTAA
- the LOC106375309 gene encoding beta carbonic anhydrase 1, chloroplastic-like isoform X2, with protein sequence MGSESYQEATEALKKLLIEKEELKTVAAAKVEQITAELKTGAPSDKKAFDPVENIKQGFITFKKEKYETNPALYGELAKGQSPKYMVFACSDSRVCPSHVLNFQPGDAFVVRNIANMVPPFDKVKYGGVGAAIEYAVLHLKVENIVVIGHSACGGIKGLMSFPLDGNNSTDFIEDWVKICLPAKSKVKSEVGDSAFEDQCSRCEREAVNVSLANLLTYPFVREGLVKGTLALKGGYYDFIKGAFELWGLEFGLSETSSVKDVATILHWKL encoded by the exons ATGGGTAGCGAATCATACCAAGAGGCCACTGAAGCTCTCAAGAAACTTCTCAT CGAGAAGGAAGAGCTAAAGACGGTAGCGGCCGCTAAGGTGGAGCAGATCACGGCTGAACTTAAGACAGGTGCCCCCTCCGACAAGAAAGCTTTCGACCCCGTGGAAAACATTAAGCAAGGCTTCATCACTTTCAAGAAGGAGAAATACGa AACCAATCCTGCTTTGTATGGTGAGCTCGCCAAGGGTCAGAGCCCTAAG TATATGGTGTTTGCTTGTTCGGACTCACGTGTGTGTCCATCGCACGTTCTCAACTTCCAGCCAGGAGATGCCTTCGTCGTCCGTAACATCGCCAACATGGTTCCTCCTTTTGACAAG GTCAAATACGGTGGAGTTGGAGCGGCCATTGAATACGCTGTTTTGCATCTTAAG GTGGAGAACATTGTGGTGATAGGACACAGTGCTTGTGGTGGGATCAAGGGACTTATGTCTTTTCCCTTAGATGGAAACAACTCTAC TGATTTCATAGAGGACTGGGTCAAAATCTGTTTACCAGCCAAGTCCAAGGTCAAATCAGAAGTTGGAGATTCAGCCTTTGAGGACCAATGCAGCCGATGTGAAAGG GAGGCAGTGAACGTTTCACTAGCAAATTTATTGACATATCCATTTGTGAGGGAAGGACTTGTAAAGGGAACACTTGCTTTGAAGGGAGGCTACTATGACTTTATTAAGGGTGCTTTTGAGCTTTGGGGACTTGAGTTTGGCCTCTCCGAAACTAGCTCT GTTAAAGATGTGGCTACCATACTACATTGGAAGCTGTAG
- the LOC106375309 gene encoding beta carbonic anhydrase 1, chloroplastic-like isoform X1, translating into MSTAPLSGFFLTSLSPSQSSLKKVSLRSSPTVASLPSSSSSSSSSSSRSVPTLIRNEPVLAAPAPIITPYWSEEMGSESYQEATEALKKLLIEKEELKTVAAAKVEQITAELKTGAPSDKKAFDPVENIKQGFITFKKEKYETNPALYGELAKGQSPKYMVFACSDSRVCPSHVLNFQPGDAFVVRNIANMVPPFDKVKYGGVGAAIEYAVLHLKVENIVVIGHSACGGIKGLMSFPLDGNNSTDFIEDWVKICLPAKSKVKSEVGDSAFEDQCSRCEREAVNVSLANLLTYPFVREGLVKGTLALKGGYYDFIKGAFELWGLEFGLSETSSVKDVATILHWKL; encoded by the exons ATGTCGACCGCTCCTCTCTCCGGCTTCTTCCTCACCTCTCTTTCCCCTTCTCAATCTTCTCTCAAGAAAGTCTCTCTTCGTTCTTCTCCAACTGTCGCCAGCCttccctcctcctcttcttcctcctcatcctcatcctccCGTTCCGTTCCAACCCTTATCCGTAACGAACCCGTTCTTGCTGCTCCTGCTCCTATCATCACCCCTTACTGG AGCGAAGAGATGGGTAGCGAATCATACCAAGAGGCCACTGAAGCTCTCAAGAAACTTCTCAT CGAGAAGGAAGAGCTAAAGACGGTAGCGGCCGCTAAGGTGGAGCAGATCACGGCTGAACTTAAGACAGGTGCCCCCTCCGACAAGAAAGCTTTCGACCCCGTGGAAAACATTAAGCAAGGCTTCATCACTTTCAAGAAGGAGAAATACGa AACCAATCCTGCTTTGTATGGTGAGCTCGCCAAGGGTCAGAGCCCTAAG TATATGGTGTTTGCTTGTTCGGACTCACGTGTGTGTCCATCGCACGTTCTCAACTTCCAGCCAGGAGATGCCTTCGTCGTCCGTAACATCGCCAACATGGTTCCTCCTTTTGACAAG GTCAAATACGGTGGAGTTGGAGCGGCCATTGAATACGCTGTTTTGCATCTTAAG GTGGAGAACATTGTGGTGATAGGACACAGTGCTTGTGGTGGGATCAAGGGACTTATGTCTTTTCCCTTAGATGGAAACAACTCTAC TGATTTCATAGAGGACTGGGTCAAAATCTGTTTACCAGCCAAGTCCAAGGTCAAATCAGAAGTTGGAGATTCAGCCTTTGAGGACCAATGCAGCCGATGTGAAAGG GAGGCAGTGAACGTTTCACTAGCAAATTTATTGACATATCCATTTGTGAGGGAAGGACTTGTAAAGGGAACACTTGCTTTGAAGGGAGGCTACTATGACTTTATTAAGGGTGCTTTTGAGCTTTGGGGACTTGAGTTTGGCCTCTCCGAAACTAGCTCT GTTAAAGATGTGGCTACCATACTACATTGGAAGCTGTAG